Within Gemmatimonadota bacterium, the genomic segment TTTGACCGAAGAAATGAGACCCAACCAGGCGTATACCGTGCGCGTGACACGCGAAAATGGAATCGTCGGTGAATTTGGCGTCACCAGCCGGCTGGATACGCCTGTCGAAGTGAACTACTACAAGAATGGCGGGATTTTGCACACTGTACTGCGGCGTCTCGTCAAGGAAGACTGAAAAAGGGAATATCGTCTTATGGCTGTACGTACGGAAGGAAAACAGGAACGCTATCAGATGTCGGGATGGGACCTTACGAGGCTGGTGCCGTCCGATCCCGAGGCTAACGGGTCCGGGACGCTAGCGCCCTCGTCTGCTGCCGTCGAGGAACTGCTGGGGCAGCTTGAAGAGAGTGTTGCATCGTTCGAGTCGCTGCGCAAGGAGCTCTCCGCGCAGATGGATCCGGCAAAGCTGATCGACGCCATGCAACAGTATGAAGATATCAATACGCAAGCCTACCGGCTCTTCGCTTACGGCAGCCTCTGGTTCTCGTCGGATACCCAATCGCCGGACGCGCTCACCTACACCAATCGCATGACTCAGCTGCATGCGGAGATAGGGAATCGAATGCTTTTCTTCGAGCTCTGGTGGAAGGGGCTGGACGATGAAGAGGCCGAAGCCCTGCTACCGGATGCCGGCGCCTACGCGGACTTCCGGCACTACCTGCTGGATATGCGCCTCACCAAGCCGCATATGTTGGAAGAGAGTTCGGAACGCATTATCAACTTGAAGAACACCAATGGCCCCAGCGCGCTGACGACCATCTATTCGATGTTGACGAACAGGCTTGAGTTTGAGCTTGAGGTCGACGGTGAGTTGAAACAGTTGACCCGCGAAGAGGTCATGGCACACGCCTACTCGGCCGACCCCGATATGCGCGCCGCCGCCTACCAGTGCCTCTACAAAGTGTACGAAGAAGAAGCGCCGATTCTGGCGCAGATCTATATCAATCTGGTGCGGGACTGGTATAACGAGAACGTCACGCTGCGCAGCTACGAGTCGCCAATCGCGGT encodes:
- a CDS encoding M3 family metallopeptidase, which codes for MAVRTEGKQERYQMSGWDLTRLVPSDPEANGSGTLAPSSAAVEELLGQLEESVASFESLRKELSAQMDPAKLIDAMQQYEDINTQAYRLFAYGSLWFSSDTQSPDALTYTNRMTQLHAEIGNRMLFFELWWKGLDDEEAEALLPDAGAYADFRHYLLDMRLTKPHMLEESSERIINLKNTNGPSALTTIYSMLTNRLEFELEVDGELKQLTREEVMAHAYSADPDMRAAAYQCLYKVYEEEAPILAQIYINLVRDWYNENVTLRSYESPIAVRNLSNDIPYEAVRALLEVARRNALLFQRYFTLKAKWLGVDKLRRYDIYAPLMESSRDVPYDDAVELVLETFNRFDLDFASKAQRVFDDNHVDSEVRKGKRAGAFCATVMPSITPYVLLNYTNKVRDVATIA